Genomic segment of Bdellovibrio bacteriovorus:
GGCAAAGAGATCGCGCCACGAACTTGTTGGTCAGATTGCTTAGGGTCAATACCCAAGCGCAAAGCTACGTCGATAGATTCATCAAATTTAGCTGGAGCAGTCGCTACCACAAGTTTGAATGCTTCTTCAACAGAGTATTTTTTTTGAGAATCAACCTTCTTAGAGGCTGCTTCGAATTTTTTACCTGCCATACATCACCCCTATGCGATATCGATGCCCATGCTCTTAGCTGTACCAGCAACTTGTGACATTGCGGATTCAACTTTCAAGCAGTTCAAGTCAGGCAATTTCGTTGTAGCGATTTGCTTGATTTGATCGTTATTGATTTTGCCTACTTTGTCTTTTTGCGGTTGTTTGGAACCAGATTCCAATTTCAACGCCTTTTTGATCAAAGAAGACACCGGTGGTGTTTTCGTAATGAAAGTAAACGATCTGTCTTGGTAAACAGTGATGATGATAGGGATGATGCTATCACCCAACGCTTGTGTACGAGCGTTGAACTGCTTACAGAATTCCATGATGTTTACCCCGTGCTGTCCAAGTGCCGGTCCAACGGGAGGAGCTGGATTAGCTTTCCCTGCCGGTATTTGCAGCTTGATCATTCCTGTAACTTTTTTTGCCATGACCCACTCCTGCAAGAGGTTTGTTTTAAGAGTGCCTCGACCTATTCGAAGCGACCCGTGCTTAAAGTGCTACCTATGTAGCGCTTAAATTATTGTTTTTCAACTTGAATGTAGTCCAATTCCACTGGAGTTGGTCTACCGAAGATGCTGACAAGGACTTTCAGCTTACCTTTGTCCTCGTTCACTTCTTCTACGGAACCCTGGAAGTTGCTGAATGGACCGTCAATAACTGTCACATTCTCACCTACAGAGAACTTCACTTTCGGCTTCGGTTTTTCAGCCACGCCCGCCATTTGCTGCGTTACGCGAAGAACCTCAGCTTCCGGTACTTCCGGAGGACGAGTTTTAGTCCCACCCACGAAGCCGGTCACTTTAGACGAATTGCGTACTAAATGCCAAGTCTCATCATTCAAAAACATCTGAACGAAGATATAACCTGGGAAAAATTTACGCGATTTAGTTTGTTTTTGGCCTTTTACAAGCTCAACAACGCTTTCTGCCGGGATAAGGATTTCCCCGAAGAATTCTTCCATTTTATTGGATTTGATCTTTTCTTCGATCGCCTTTTTAGCGGTGTTTTCACAACTTGTTTGAACGTTAACGATATACCACTTTTTTTCCATGGTCCGTTCCTTACTTCATGAGGTAGTTGATAAAGAAGCCAGAAATCAAATCAAATGAGCTGATGATCACGCTAGAGATAAGAACCATCACCACACAAGCAATTGTCATGGCAGTGGTGTCTTTACGAGAAGGCCATACCACCTTACGAATTTCAGAGACAACTTCTTCACCCCAAGCCATTACTTTAGGATTGAATTGAAGGACTGCGAAGACAACCAAGCCCAAAGCGACCGGAACACCGTGACGGATAACGTCTGAGTCCGCAGCTCTTGCTACAACCCCGAACGCGCCCGCGAAAGCTTTGATGAGAAGAGATGTTGTCAAACCGACCAAGATAGCTGCGATGGCAAAGCTGATTGTCAAAATCTTAGAGTTGGCCTTTTCCATAGTTCCTCTTTGTTTGGA
This window contains:
- the secE gene encoding preprotein translocase subunit SecE codes for the protein MEKANSKILTISFAIAAILVGLTTSLLIKAFAGAFGVVARAADSDVIRHGVPVALGLVVFAVLQFNPKVMAWGEEVVSEIRKVVWPSRKDTTAMTIACVVMVLISSVIISSFDLISGFFINYLMK
- the nusG gene encoding transcription termination/antitermination protein NusG, giving the protein MEKKWYIVNVQTSCENTAKKAIEEKIKSNKMEEFFGEILIPAESVVELVKGQKQTKSRKFFPGYIFVQMFLNDETWHLVRNSSKVTGFVGGTKTRPPEVPEAEVLRVTQQMAGVAEKPKPKVKFSVGENVTVIDGPFSNFQGSVEEVNEDKGKLKVLVSIFGRPTPVELDYIQVEKQ
- the rplK gene encoding 50S ribosomal protein L11; this encodes MAKKVTGMIKLQIPAGKANPAPPVGPALGQHGVNIMEFCKQFNARTQALGDSIIPIIITVYQDRSFTFITKTPPVSSLIKKALKLESGSKQPQKDKVGKINNDQIKQIATTKLPDLNCLKVESAMSQVAGTAKSMGIDIA